Part of the Tenebrio molitor chromosome 4, icTenMoli1.1, whole genome shotgun sequence genome, aaatgttcctCTTGTTTAGTTTTATATTCACATTCGTCACACTTAAACCATTCTATTTCATCGACACGCGTGTGTCCTGAaagtttatgtttttttaaataccaccTTTGTTTAGTTTTATATTCACATTCATCACACTTAAACCATTCTATTTCATCAACGGGCCTGTGTCGTGAaagtttatgtttttttaaatttctctcTTGATTAGTTTTATAATTGCATTCATTACAGATAATCCATTCTATTTCACCGATAGGCGTGTGTTGTGAAATTTTATGTTCTTTTAAATATCGCTCTCGTTTAGTTTTATATTCACATTCATCACACTTAAACCATTCTATTTCATCGACAGGCGTGTGTTGtgaaaggttatgttttgttaaattactCTGGTGTTTAGCTTTATATTCACATTCATCACACTTAAGCCACTCTATTTCATCGACTGACGTGTGTCGCGTAAGTTTATGTCTTTTTAAATGTTCCTCTTGTTTAGTTTTATATTCGCATTCATCACACTTAAACCATTCTATTTCATCGACGGGCGTGTGTTGCAGATGTTtatgtgtttttaaatttttcttctgTGTAGTTTTATATTCACATTCATTACACTTAAAGCATACTTTTTCATCGACGGACGAGTGTCGTAAacgtttatgtttttttaaatgttcctTTAGTTTGGTTTTATATCCACATTTATCGCACTCAAACCTTCCTttttcattggcgttcgtgtgTCGTGAAAGTTTATGTCTTTTTAAATGTCCCTCTAGTTTAGTTTTATGTTCACATTCATCACACTTAAACCACTCCGTTTCATCGACGGGCTTGTGTCGTGAAagtttatgtatttttaaatatccctTTCGTTTAGTTTTATATTCACATCCATCACACTTAAACCATTCTATTTCATCGACGGGCGTGTGTCGTGTAAGTTGATGTCTTGTTAAAGTACTACTGTCTTTAGCTTTATATTCACAATCATCGCACTTAAACCATACTATTTTATCGACGGACGTGTGTCGTGAAAGTTTGTGTCTTTTTAAATGTCCCTCTTGTTTAGTTTTATATTCACATTCATTACACTTAAACCATTCTATTTCATCGACGGACGTGTGTCGTGAaagtttatgtttttttaaggcTCCCTTTAGTTTAGTTTTATATTCACATTCATTACACTTAAACCATTCTATTTCATCGACGGGCGTGTGTTGTAGAAGTTtatgtgtttttaaatttatcttctgTTTAGTTTTATATTCACATTCATTACACTTAAACCATTCTATTTCATCGAGGGGCGTATGTTGTAAAAGTTTATGTCTTTTTAAATGTCTCTTATGTTTAGTTTTGAATTCACATTGATCacacttaaattttatatttatggcAGATGTATGCTTTACAAGTTCAGGCTTTCTTAAAATTCTCCGTTTCTGCATTTTACTAGGAGACACATTTATCGCACTGAAACCACTCTATTTCATTGACGGGCCTGTATCGGTAAAGTTTATGACTTTGTAAACCACTCTTTTGTCTGGATACACTGATCACACCTAAACCATTCTAATTTTGTTGATGTGAGTTTCACTTTGTTCTAGCAATCTAAACTGGCCGTTGCACTACTTATTAACTTGTTGTAGATATTATACGCGTATCATTCTAAATTGGCACTTGGCACATTCAACAAGCTAAGAAAAATTATAACTTGAACTCATTCTAACCTCGCACGTGAAAAAGGCGGGGAAAGAGTAACTAAACAGTGTGGCCACTACCAGATTTCTGTTATTGGATTCAGCCAAGGGCATATTTTACGTGCATGCATGTAGTTTTGGCTGCCTATACGTTCAggcgtttttaaaatgtatctCCTAATGTAGGTAATAAAACCACATGTAATCTAAAATAAGTATCATAAGTATGTACAAATAGACAAGAAGATTTATCTCATATTATTACGTAACCGTTGAACACTATTTATTTACTCACTGCCAcccaaaaaaggaaaaaactgTCACTAATGTCATTTTCCTGTAATGTGACATCATTCAATTCCTGTATTTGGGAATACACTTCTTTATTCGAGCCttaaaaactaacaaaaaagGCAGAAGTATTGAACCAAAAACCAAAGCTCGAACAGTCActctttattaaatttgtattttcagaataaatCAATTCGCGATGTCAACATAGTGGGACAAAATGCAATCTAACCTCAAAATGTTCACGTACAGTAAGTGTGCTAGATTCCTACCGCCCCAAATACGAAAGTTTGCAACTCGTGGGAGATTAAATAAGACAAGCCACTACGATTCCCTTGGAATTTCATCGAAGGCAACACAAGCTGACGTAAAATCCGCTTATTACAAGTTGTCTATGGTTTATCATCCAGATAAAAATAAAGACAGCGAAGAGGCAGCACAGAAGTTTCGAGATATTACAGAAGCTTATGAAGTTTTAGGCAACGTGAACTCACGGAAGTTGTATGATAGAGGTAATAATGTTTAGTAAAATTTGATAATATGACAATTAACCGTATCAAACTATTGAggtttatattttgaaaatggtaGTTCAACTCAACATGCGGATATTCCAATGAGTAAGTTTTACAAGTCAAGAGATGTAAAATCACGACCACCAACTGCATATGGCAGGACTACAGTATATGACTTTGATGAATGGTCAAAGTCACATTATGGAGCCACTTTTCGACAGGATCAGAGGTTTAAAGTCAAGGAAAGGTTAAGAAAGCAAAGGGAAAAGGACTACATTGAAGATGTCAAGTCAGAAAGgattattttcttaattagTGTATTATTCATACTGATTGCTTACACGTTGTATGATAAAGACTATGACAATCCCACCAGGGTTACCACCTTTGGAGCAGCGATTATAGTTGATTCTAAGTCAGATGAAGTCTGATGCAAATTAGGaaattacaatatttatttaatcatGCTGTAAATAATGTACATAGTAAAATTGCTAATAAATTTTACTTAGCCACTCACGTAACAGATTGTTAATAATGCAGTGTTTGATTCAGAGTCTGCAAGTCAACTGTTTTCAATATACTTTCAACTTGTGTAACTACATAAATataacaaattaacaataattatctTCATTAAAACAACTGGATTTATGACAGTTTTACAATTGTAAAAGTATATGGTTTATCACATTtcatacaaaattaaattttaaaaattattttggaaataatTCATCCCTGGCATTGGCATCCCGATAGGCCCAGTAGGATAAGGCACATTCTGACTGGGAACACCTGGGAAGTAATTCGTATTAATGCTCACAGGAGGGGCATTTACATAATTCGACATATTTCCTAAAGGATCCCTTGACAAGATTTTAGAGAATTTTTCAGCTTTGAGGAGTCTCAAATGTACTATCTTCCTTTTGGCAAGGAACTGCTCGAGGAAATTCTCAAGGTCAACCTCATTTTCAAGAAAACTTTGCACCAGAGTGTCAGATTCTTCTTCCATTTCGCTTGCAGCTGTTTGGAGAAGGGCTAGAGTTGTTTCCAGTGATGTATCCCCAGTTTTGCCCTCTACAATTACATAACATGTAACAcatcattataaattattttgatgcAACATACTTAGTTGCTTGACCTTCTCTTCCACTTGTTTTGAGAGCTGTTCTGCTTCCTCACTGAGCTGTTGCAGCTTTTCCCGCCCCTCCACCAACTCTGGTTCCCGAGACAAGTTTTCTTCTGCCAAGGAGCTATTACTGGCCAATAGATTTtccttttgattttgaatttccttCAGGTACGACTAAAAATGGTACATGACTCCCGGTCTCGACATATTAGTTTGTAAACTAACCTGATCCAAACCCGCGAGAATGTTCTCAATTTTTTCGTCATCATTCATTATTTTATCCAGTTCATCGTTACTCAAGTTTTTTAAATCCGAGACTGCCCTTTTACAGTCTGCAAGTAAAATGGGGGAGTTCATTCTTTACACTTTTTACTCTTACACAAAAATTCCTTTATtacacaaaaataacaataatgacAAATTGCTAAATTGACAACCAGGGTCGACAACATAACAATTACCAGTGATTTATTAATAATGTTTCTACGAATTTTAAATCACACTAACTGTAGGCGATAAAACCGAGccttttattttactttaacaTGTCATGCATTTACGGttgtaatttcaataaaaaaaattaaaaattcgatataaatcttttcgttttctttgCTACGGTGGACAACCTGGTTGAATGACAGCTGTCACCGCGCCAActctattttttgaaaatagtgTTAGCGAAAAGCAAGAAAGTGTGCAGATTCTGGCGAGGAATGGAATCATTAAATCAAGAAACGGAAAGGGTGGAATTAGAAGACCAATTTATTCTTCGTTTACCGCCGGTAACAAATAACGAGAATGATAAAGCAATGtctctaaatattttattttcgcaaCAGAAAGATGCCGATTACGTTAGGTGTTTGCTAGCATCAAAaccgaaaaaaatcaaaaagaagCTCAGACTTGACATCGATGCTGAGTCCGGTGAAGGAGTCGTGATGATATGTgataaaagtttaaaatgtcGTCTACGCAAAATGCCAACAATGATCGAATCCTTAAAAACCTACAACAAAAGTTTGTTTGTTAAGACAgctgacatttgtcaaattctGGACTGCGTAAACACGGAAAGTGGACCTGAGTGCATTCATGGGTTGAGTACtcctttaaaaaatgtaaaaaagaaGAGATTCCGACGTTGTTTAATTAACAGAGATGAGGCGTCAGTGAATGTACAAAAGGAATTGTTTTATCTGTTGCAAGCGGACATAGAGGCGGTAAGTTGTAatacactgtttttcttttggttttcctcttttatcaattgtatttcactatttcctatctctattaaataaaaaatagtgaaatacaattgacaaaagaggaaaactaaaagaaaaacactgtatgAAGAATACAATATATTGTATTGTTGGGCAGTTTCAGACAATAacgtactgtcgcgagcaaaaaattctggtcggcaatgtcatttaaaaatttggttagattgtcacaaataaaaaaaaatctccctgtctgattatgcccatgtcaacaaaatgtcaaaaaattgagaaaaaaatgacaattagtgtcatacaacatgatgatagattatgatatttacgaccgttttacaatggagcattttccattgcgtcaaagtaTGATTTTGATAtggattttgacgaccagttttttttgctcgcgacagtacctaCCTAACAAgttgcattaaaaaatgtacttgtctcaataattttttacatgCGGTTACTTAGCACTATTAAAGTGATCACAGGTTGAATATACAGTGGTTCTGATAAGAGTAAAGGTTACCACCaaagaaattgtttttatgtCTGGTATTTTTATTGGTCATAAGAAAAGAGATtgattataccgggtgatcaagaaggactgtttaagttggcagtacaattaagaaaattttttcattcggttatttataacactgcaaccggatatgttttgttggttcatttgacaaatatctgatgtaggtatagcattaacaacgacaagccatcaacaaccgaaagttactcctgttatacgatttaaaatacaattcagtgttaccaacttaaatagtcctatttgatcaccccgtacataaaaaaaaaaaaacttaaaaattaacaaatttaatttcaggtgtctacaaaatttgaaattattcatTCAGAGACCGGCCTTGTTAAGACTGCCCAATGCGAAAAATCTCAAATTGAATTGTTTGGGAATGTTTTGACGGACTCggaggtaaattttttaaaacgtatTGTAAATACATACCATCATAAAACGCCGCTTTTAATCAAATGGTTACTGATCTAAAGTAGAATAAACAACACAACTGCAAAAGAATTGCAACTTTATAAAAGGAGGGGTTTAATTTTGGCTACCTAGTATCAATTGTATACATAGAATAGACGTACTTACGTcttgtaaaaatgaaattttaataaagtcgGTCGacatcaataataaataaatatttaaataactcTTTAACAAACATGTGAAATGTAACTTGTTTGGAAAGATCGTGGCCGCAATTAACTTggaaagtaaatttttaaaagattacaaTGCCTAGAGTGCGATTCCAGAGAGAAGAGCCTGTAAACGTGGCCATTCTAATTATCCAGTtaggtagaggtgttggattctctcatgggctgtgccCTTGGAAAtctctgcgcgaaggcggagcgataaaccagtgaaaaatctgtaaatgaaaactgaaaacgtcgactactttcaatttgaaatacatataaataGACGAAAGAGAGAcgaaactaacgtaacgaatgacgatgttttccggtcgctTTGTAGCATCTATTTGAGatcgatattcgtcgtttgcccAGATATGATTCGTAGCCCATGAGAAATTCCAAGACCTTTACCATTGTAGAGGTCCAGGGGTTGTGGCTTTGAAATTAATCACACAGAAAGCATACAAAGTGAAAGTATAATTAATGCGCCCCATACACGCTCCGGAAATCCGCAAAGGAAAAACTGTGCAGTCCTGGCCTTCCGTATTTCCGGAGTGTGTGTGGTAGAAAACTGCACTGACTTAGCGGACTGTTCAGGCGGCCGGATGAGAATGGAAAAACGATTCTCAATAACTGTGTAGTCCCAAACGATCAAACCGACTGGAATGTATGTGGCATTCCGTCAGTTCAGTTTGGTTGAAGGATCGCCTTTCAGACAATAGTTACGAGTCGGAAACATGTCTTTGGCAGGTTAAAAGTAAACTCTATTATGATAGAGTGAAAAAGGAAGTTCATTCAGGCATTGCTGAAGGCCAGAACTGCACAGTTTTCCTCTGAGGATTTCCGCATCGTCTATGGCGGAGACGAATTCGGAAATACGGAAGGCCAGGACTGCACAGTTTTTCCTCTGAGGATTTACGGATCGCGTATGGGGCGCAGTTTACAATGcgtttctttaaattttgGTTTGATTTTCTAAATCAAGTGATACACTTGCAAGTTGTATTACATttcttctaaaaaaaaataccgaattttgttttattttttatttttttttattaaaaagacAATGATAATACGTGAagtacaatggccggcaataaaaactagccatcacttttctgccacgtcaaaatccaaatgtgtaattaatggtTTAATGACagtgggccgtatgatttcccattcgttaagcctttcattagctaaataattgattagacaaagtgagagcatatgccaagcactatgttagacagagacaaaacaatttaatgacATTCTgtaactttaatgaaagggaaatcatacggcccactgacatttaaatgatggctaactttttttgccggccagtgtacataatatttttgttttacaatacaaaaatttccgataataatgcggaatctggaaaagccATTACAACCGATTTCTcaattaatcaattaattacTTGTTAATTGGATTAAATTTGCACAGCGCTACCTCCTTGGTTCTTAgtgcaaattatttttctcagtTCTATCGATTGCCCGTAATAGATTATTtcttgttaaaataattttccgtaAATAATACATTTCTTTCTGGAAGATAAAACTTTCATTTCCATTTCAAAAGGAATACCGTTATCGTTTAACGCTGctgcaataattaatttggttgattttttttcactaagtTGGTAATTTATAGTTGCTGAATATTTTGGCGGGAATGTAATCAATACCCAATACACGTATTTGGTCACGTTgaaccaaaagaaaattatacaTAATCATTTGGTtaacaattattgttaaaagTGACTTTTCTTATCTTATcaattcctttttttttgtacttggAAAAGTTGATATGATTCCAAGTATCGAATTTTATACTGTTGACAAAATATACCTAATGAacagtaaatatttatttttattatctatTAACATCAAGGTTTAATTTAAGCTTAAGTTACCATTTTATGTAGTATTTACtctttattatgtcattaagtttacgtttttcgtgttttatttgttatttttttcaacaggAAACTGACAGCAACGTAGAAGAAATCGAGACATCAGGGACTTTCGTTTGagttttttaaagtgatttttattttgttcatcaTACGAAGagctttgtaattttttttgaattgttatGAGTTTAAcgagttttgtttgtttaattcTTTTCCAATAAATTCAAAGAAAGCTAATCGAATTTATTGAATTGGTGTTGCCAAGACACAtttgtcaacaaaaaaaaaaaaatacatgacACATGACAATTGAAAATTGAACTTATTTCTGGggttgtttttacaataatttcagTTGATTGACAATCGttcttgaaaaattaacagtGTCCGATAAACTTAGTGATAACGATGCGGTAAATTTGGCTAACCTGCTTCGATTCTGTCAAAATCCTCCCAAGCGCATGTCCCTGGAAATCAAACATGGCCGGTCGTAGCGGTTATGATGATAGAGACAACaggtaaatataaattttttgtaaagtaTGAGTGAGATTGTTGTTGTAGAAAAGTTAAAAGTGTTAATGGCGCGACGATGTATCGTTGTGCCGCAAAAATCGGTTCGTTAATTGCTCAAAATATATCTGGGCGGCAAAAGACCGACGTGATTCACACGCGGTTTGTTTTGCAGGGATttcggcggcggcggtggTGGAGGCCGAAGGGGTGGCCGAAAGCCTTTTCCGACCGAACCCCCATTTACTGCATACATTGGGAATTTGCCCTATGGAATCGTGCAGGGGGATGTCAATCGTATTTTCCAGGACCTCAACGTGAAGAATGTGAGGCTAGTCATGGATAAAGAAACTGACCGATTTAAGGTAATCTTCACGCTTATCTAACCAAACGTGTGTCGCATTCGACGCGCTTTAAATGTAGTCGCTAATGTTTAGCTCTTCTCCAAATTTCGCTTGATCTTGTAACTGCATTTTCTGGCATGACCACATCGGTATGCTGGCAGGATTGGCTTATCCTGGTGCTGCGTAAATTCGTACACTCGTGTTGTAATAATCACTTCAAGGCTTGTTTGACTTGTAATGCATCTCCTGAATACAAAATGCATCAAGTTGagcaaaaatgttgaaaatgttaCTCCATTAGTTTACTCAACCTTATGATCTCTTTCAAAAACATCTGAAAATCTTTGTATATTTACAGGGTCTGTTACTACtagagacaatttttttttaatctccaATCAATCTTTTAACATGGTTCCAAAATAggcgtttttttgtaaattaataaaaataattaaatatgtaactaaattatttcc contains:
- the LOC138127875 gene encoding dnaJ homolog subfamily C member 30, mitochondrial-like yields the protein MQSNLKMFTYSKCARFLPPQIRKFATRGRLNKTSHYDSLGISSKATQADVKSAYYKLSMVYHPDKNKDSEEAAQKFRDITEAYEVLGNVNSRKLYDRGLYFENGSSTQHADIPMSKFYKSRDVKSRPPTAYGRTTVYDFDEWSKSHYGATFRQDQRFKVKERLRKQREKDYIEDVKSERIIFLISVLFILIAYTLYDKDYDNPTRVTTFGAAIIVDSKSDEV
- the LOC138127871 gene encoding zinc finger protein 90-like, which gives rise to MQKRRILRKPELVKHTSAINIKFKCDQCEFKTKHKRHLKRHKLLQHTPLDEIEWFKCNECEYKTKQKINLKTHKLLQHTPVDEIEWFKCNECEYKTKLKGALKKHKLSRHTSVDEIEWFKCNECEYKTKQEGHLKRHKLSRHTSVDKIVWFKCDDCEYKAKDSSTLTRHQLTRHTPVDEIEWFKCDGCEYKTKRKGYLKIHKLSRHKPVDETEWFKCDECEHKTKLEGHLKRHKLSRHTNANEKGRFECDKCGYKTKLKEHLKKHKRLRHSSVDEKVCFKCNECEYKTTQKKNLKTHKHLQHTPVDEIEWFKCDECEYKTKQEEHLKRHKLTRHTSVDEIEWLKCDECEYKAKHQSNLTKHNLSQHTPVDEIEWFKCDECEYKTKRERYLKEHKISQHTPIGEIEWIICNECNYKTNQERNLKKHKLSRHRPVDEIEWFKCDECEYKTKQRWYLKKHKLSGHTRVDEIEWFKCDECEYKTKQEEHLKNHKLSRHMPGNEIEWFGCDKCGYKTIVKGNLKKHIRLRHMSGDEIEWFECDECEYKTKLARVLKKHKLSRHTPVDEVEWFKCTECEYKTKQEGHLKGHELLQHTPVDKIEWFECDECEYKAKYKRNLTRHRLERHMSVDEALWFKCGRCEYKTKETGALKTHIFTEHPSSKKTRKFKCDKCEYKAKQIETVTVHMLTKHVF
- the LOC138127876 gene encoding transcription initiation factor TFIID subunit 7-like, with the translated sequence MESLNQETERVELEDQFILRLPPKDADYVRCLLASKPKKIKKKLRLDIDAESGEGVVMICDKSLKCRLRKMPTMIESLKTYNKSLFVKTADICQILDCVNTESGPECIHGLSTPLKNVKKKRFRRCLINRDEASVNVQKELFYLLQADIEAVSTKFEIIHSETGLVKTAQCEKSQIELFGNVLTDSEETDSNVEEIETSGTFV
- the Vps37B gene encoding vacuolar protein sorting-associated protein 37B, with the protein product MNSPILLADCKRAVSDLKNLSNDELDKIMNDDEKIENILAGLDQSYLKEIQNQKENLLASNSSLAEENLSREPELVEGREKLQQLSEEAEQLSKQVEEKVKQLKGKTGDTSLETTLALLQTAASEMEEESDTLVQSFLENEVDLENFLEQFLAKRKIVHLRLLKAEKFSKILSRDPLGNMSNYVNAPPVSINTNYFPGVPSQNVPYPTGPIGMPMPGMNYFQNNF